The genomic region CAGGCGCACGGACACCCGAGAGGAAACATGACTGCTTCATCCATGGCGCACAACGTGGGGAAACATCCCAGTGccaaggaggagagaaaggtaTTTTACACTTGGATATACAGTAGATCGATGTCCCCTGAGCTCCAGCATGGTGTCTCACTCTccttgctgccttttttttttatttctttttttttttatttccttttacaGCTGAGAAAGCCGCTCATTGAGAGGAAACGACGAGAGAGGATAAACACTTGTTTGGATCAGCTCAAGGAAACTGTGATCGGAGCGTTCAGACTTGACGTGAGTATTTCCCTCACGTGGCTCGCCCTCTCTCTATCAGTAAACAGTGGAGTCTGAATCAAGTTAACCTCAAGGCTGCTCATCTCTCAACAGCAATCCAAACTGGAAAAGGCCGATATCCTAGAGATGACAGTGAAACACCTGCAGAACATCCAGAGTAGTAAACTCAACGGTAAGGACCTTGATGGCTCTGTGTATGCCCCCTCTGTAGCACTACATGTTCTTCTTTGGGTCAACAATTGGGCAGAACAAACTAAAGTGGGACCCTGCTGACATCAGGCAGCACAGCTGATCACCAGCAGTCAAGATGTCAGACACTGTTTACCTCAGATACTCTATTCTCACTGTGTTTAATAGTTAAGTGATTGTGTCGCACACTTGTGAGGGATTTACTGAGCAGCTTCCTGATGGCAGACAGCATCACTCGGGGCTGTGTCCCGGGTGCATGTCGTGCTGTCGCCACCAGAGGCCGCTGTAACCTCACAcctcctccctttcctcctGCAGACCCCACATTAGGCCTGGAGGCCCAGCAGAAGTACAGCACAGGGTACATCCAGTGCATGCACGAGGTCCACAACATGCTCCTCACCTGCGATTGGATGGATAAAACTCTGGGCTCCCGCCTGCTCAACCACCTCCTCAAGTCCCTGCCCAGGTCCACCGATGAGCGCCCCCTTCAGCCCACACCCAGACATGATGTCCCTCCTCTGGTCAGCCCGGGCACGGGGCTCCCCGGCACACCCCTCAGAGGAGACCCCCTGGCAGGGAGGCAGCTCCATAGAGAAGGGCCGACCTGCCAGAGGGCAGGGCTCCACAGCTCCCACCTGGGGATGCTGGACATGTGGAGGCCCTGGTGAACTGGTGGATTAATGATCTTGGTTGTCCATTTTTGTTAGACCATCCTGTGTTATGTATCTTATAGATATGCTGCTCAGAAGACAAACGTGGGGCAGTTTTGTTCCAGTGATTATTATTGTAGGTGTGCTGTAATGATTCTATACAGACCTTTTCTCAGTACTTCCCTTCAGAAGTCGACTTCCTGTAGCCTGCATTATAGAAGGCTCTTATTAatcttttgtgtatttattgtattaacagctttatttatttgatattataAGGCATGACTTTGCTTCTTAGACACTTGCTTGGCAttacatagttttttttatgtcttccTACTTTTCTGTATTATTAACCcaaatatgaataataataaattgaATACAATGTATTGTACACTCTTGAGATTTTATTTAGCTTCGTGAGCTACCTTGTCCATGTAAGATTAGCCTGCTCTTTTTagctttgacctctgacctctacGGGCTATAACAGCATCATCAGGAGAGCCAAACTGTTTACCTATCAGTTGGTTTACTTAGATAATCACGCAAGTATTGATATGGAAATATAATTAGCAACTGAGGCCATTTAAAGCAGTTATTACTCGGCCTGGATTTTTACCATCAAAAGGTAGAAATCAGCATCAACCGTCCCAtacctgtaaaaaaaatcaacaaagacATTAGCCTAGAGACTAGCCTTTTTATAGCCAATGATATTAAAGAACATTTCAAAGCTGCATTAATCAATACatctacattttaaatcaagttgtGTAACTAAATGGGTCACCGGCAGTGACACAGCACATGTGACTCAAAATCTGCTGCTCACTGAGTCTTTTTTTAGCCTCTGTTTAGCTCATTGTTGTAATGGAAGCAAATTCAAATCATGAACAGTTTCACCGACAGCAGGCAGGTGTTTGCAGTAAACGGACTCAGGTAAACACGCTACCTGCCCACACAACCTGTGTCACACAGTTAGCTGTCAAGGACAACTACAGGCCAGACCAAACCGAGCAAAAGAAGAGTGACCGCaggcctttttcacagcagacaccCTGACTTAAAATCACAGGGGCCACTAACAGCAGTGACAACATTCACCTTGTTTTGTTAAAGTGTCTCGTTAAAGTGTCACAATGTAACAGTGCTCCAGAGACTagagcagctaaatggaattcagccatcattcattttattttcagttgtaCTTATTACCGTTGTCTCAAACTTTCTTGATGACCCTTTTAATGTCAACTATATGTTGATAACATGTGAGGGGACTAGAGGATTTTATTGCCCCCTCGTGGTCACAATTGCAACTGtaattaaagggtcagttcGCCCAAATCACAAGGCGACATTTGATGTACTGACTTACCTGTAGTGGTAGCCTTTTTACAGTTTCACTTTTATGAGACGAGGTCTTTAAATGCCCAGTCAAAACAGTGGAGGTGGATGGGATTTCAGTTTCACAGTGGACGTGTCAGTAAAAGCACAGGTGAAAATAACGAAATTAACAGTGGCTGAATTCGCCATTGTTGTGGCTCACTGGGACACTTGAAAAGAACAGACATATTAATCATCCTATCTGTGACACCTGCCCTTTTCCTACTGTGTCAATTTCCATATTCCATACAGGTTAACTCTTTGGTGGAAGGTGTGAACAAACTAATAACTCAGGACATTGTTGCTGAAGAGACATGCTGCCTTTGAGTTTCGTCTTCTGATACTTCTGATATGCTACAACTGACATTTCATTCACCTCTGTTGTATTTGGGGTGGTGACAGAAACCAGTTCCTGTCCCTGAGACTGGTGTCTCAAAACCTGTTCTATTGTGATGCCCCTATTATGGGGAAAATACGCCTTTAATTCCAATGTCAATGCCTCGTGGAAGCATTAATTTTCAATAAATTACTCATACATCGTAATTagtcatgtgtgtttgtgattgacAGAGGAAGAGATCAAGTTGAACTAAATCAATAATGGGTGTTTACTTGTCATTTGGTTGACTTTAAACTTAAAAAGTAAGCTGGATAATCAGATGAGGGGTCCAGTGAGGTCTGACAGAGGGATCTGGAACTTCACAGCTCCACAGCCCTCTCCATTTGCGCGCACAGAAACGCCATGATGTTGCCCAACCATGGCAAAAGCGAGTGTTCTGCTACATTTGCGCATTAATAAAGATGTAGGCTAATTCATCACCGGgttgtgaaaagtagaaacGTGCATATGGCCCATTCTCCCGCTATTATTGCCGTTATGATTGGCCGCCACATGGAGCCAGGCGGCGGGtctgaagagagggagagagagagagagagagagagagaggtggggggacGCCTGGTCCCTCAGCGGAGCTCACCAACAAAAGCGAGCCGGGACAGCTGCTCTCTCCACAGTCCACACCATTAAAGATCTGGAACAGAGATCTGGGGGTGGCGAGGTGCCAAAACCCCCTCCACTTGAAAGGTCTGAAACTCTTACTGCATTTAGGGCACGAGAGTTTAGTGCTGCTTTTAGTCTGCAGAAATCGCTGCGCATCTGTGGAAACACCGTGCGTAAAAGAACTGCACCGGAAAAACACATGGCCGCGTTTACCTGGAAGGTGGCACACATGCCTGCGTGGTCCTTTAACAAGCAGACAGGGCTGCTCTATTGTCAGGGCTCATTAACATGATAATACCGCGTTCTAAACGCGTCTAATAACGAGGGCACAGGGCTGAGCGCTCTTATTAGATATAAACAAATGGACATTGTGCGTAACCGGCGCGTCCAAACGCACAAAGTCCGACACTGATACCGCCAGAATCACCGTCATTCTCAAGCACTTTTGAATTCTGCGTAAATGAGGTCTGCTTCATCAGTCGCATGTTCATGCGGGCACCACGTTACAATAAAGATGCCACGCAGCACGAACGGTTTCAAATCAGCCAGACACTTCAGTCTCTCTCAGACGAGAGCGGGCGACGTGAGAATTCAGTGGCAGACACACACCAGAAGTCACCAAACAACGGGGAGAACAAACGAGGCGCAGGCCAACACCTGTCGCTTTCTTTGGAGAAGGGCCCTTAATTCCCCCGGCTGATTCAGTTTGGGCCGAGGGGCCGCCGGCAGCAGCTGCCAACTGAAGGCATCGCGTTACATCCGCCAAACAGCCGGGTAAATCTGCTGAGGCTCGGACACGACAGCCGGCAGAGGGATGAATGGgtagggcaaaaaaaaaaaaaaaaaaaagagagagagaacgcgAGCGGTCAGTAAAGTTGAGGAAGAACCAACACAAATCGCAGTATATCACATTGCACTTTAAATTATTAGGATGCCAATTCTTATCAATTTAAGCACTTTAAAATAATGATTCCAATGTGATTTTTTAAGGACATTTATCAGTGTCATTTACTCTGGGGGCTGTTCTGCCTCTGCATTATACAGGCTGCGTGCAGCTGAATGTTGCGCACGCATTTGATCAGCAGCAACGGTGTGGCTGAAAATGAGAGCGGTCGGTCCCCTAACACAACAAACTGTCTGATTAAAGCCCATCCAGCTCCTCGGGGCGCAGACCGGGGCTGACCTGAGACAAAGGGAGTGGGCGCTCATTGGCTCCGGCCGTGTGCGCTCTGTTGTCCCCCAGCGAGAGCAGCTCAGCCCCTATTCACATGTTAATAAGCCCCTATAAATACTAACAACAGCCACTCAGCGCCAGCAGCACGTCTCACTTGGATTGCACAATAAACAGAGGGCGCCTCGCCTCGCCTGCGAGTTTGtcgattttttttcttcccccttcttctctctctctctcccttcctgaAACCGGTTCCGTTTGCCAGCTGCCCCCTCACTGACGACTGGGgaggaagaagcagcagcagcagcgggagAAGCCACAGAAGAGACAAACATGGCCCCGTCGGCTCGGCCCAGCAGCACCGAACTGGATATGGAGGAAGATGAGTCCGAATATGGGATTCAGAAAGCGGATAGAAAGGTAACTCCAGGGGCTGATGGTGggatgagggggggggggggctcctTCTGGACCAATTGGCAGTGTCGCACTTGTCACGCTGGTGACAGTctgtaatacatttaaaaacaaaaaaacaaaaaaaaaaagaagattaatCAGTATGATTATTGTACGCACGGCGTGATGTCTGTGCCGGTGTGTGAAGTGTCATCTGTGTGCTCCACGCAGACCAGGAAACCTCTGGTGGAGAAGAAGAGGCGAGCGCGCATCAACGAGAGTTTGCAGGAGCTGCGGACTCTGCTGGCGGACACAGACGTGAGTACGGTGCGGCCCCGGGCTCACCTGGGCCCCCTGCGACACACGGCGAGAGGGGGGTCGAGTTCGGTTCTGACGGGGCTCttgctgcttgtttttccaCAGTTTCATTCCAAGATGGAGAACGCAGAGGTGCTGGAGATGACGGTGAAGAAGGTGGAGGACGTGCTGAAGAACCGAAACCAAGGTCTGCACGCCCCTGTCTCTACCAACACCCACACGTACACAAGTATCTGGTGACCTTAACCATGAAGTCTTGTGTGGACACTGAGCAGAGACtgcgatgaaaaaaaaaaaacaaaaaaaaaacaaaacaaacgttATATAGTTTTAAATGCGATTGATCCATTAACAAAACGCCGATATTGATGACGTCATTAGGAGTCAAGCTCCCTGCTGATGTCCTCTCTGACAGTATGACCCCGGATCTAAATCCAGTCAGTGAGAACACTGTGAGGAGAAGTGGAATTTATTTATAAGTTTTGGATGAGGGGACAAAATCCATGGGTGACCTGGAATTTAGAGCTGTGGTTTCCTAACCTGTGGGCCAGGACCCCCACAAGGGTGTCATGTGATGTTTAACAGGAGGAGCAATATTTAATCAACACAATCTTATGGTTGTATTTCCTCTAACCTTTAGAGCTTTTGTTAAGTAGATGACTGATCATTTGACTTTTCCAGGACTAGTAGGTAAATGTGACCGATGAATGAgggttcttgtttttttatctgatcGCCCTCCTCTGATAGGAAGTTGGGACATAATGTCTCACACCACTCCTCAAAGTCATGACAAGTACAAAGCTCCCATCTGATAACGACCAGGCTGGGACCTGGAGCTGCCCACCTGCTACAGTCATTtcatccccctctctgtctctctctctctgtctctctctccctccctcctcccacagAATCAGACACGCTCAACAGAGAAGCCAGCGAGAGGTTCGCCGCCGGCTACATCCAGTGCATGCACGAGGTCCACATGTTCGTGTCCAGCTGTCCCGGGATAGATGCGACGGTGGCGGCGGAGCTCCTCAACCACCTGCTGGAGTGTATGCCCCTGAACGAGGACCACCTCCAGGACGTGCTGATGGATCTAATCACTGACACTTCCGGGAGCAACGGCAGCACTTGGCACGGCAGCAGCGAGACGCTCTGCGCCGACCTGGCCTCGCCCGGAGGAaggagtctgtccagcagcTCCTCGGCCCTCTCCCCGGCACCCTCCACCACGTCCAGCGAGGACCTGTGCTCCGACCTGGACGAGACCGACAGCGAGCACAACCAGAGCTCCACCGAGAGCCTGGAGAGCAGGGAGGCCCTGAGCATGCCCATCATGACCTACCCACGGTCTATGTGGAGACCCTGGTAGGGCGTGTTGGGCTTGGGTGGGGTGCATTTGGAGATGTTGAAGCAGAGTTTGTCTTTTAAGCTGTTAAACTGGGCCTCTAACTGGAAAGGAGACTTCCAACCGACGACACATGAAGTCTTTAAAACACTTACATTACATTTCATGGCTCATTGAGCCCTGCAGGTGACGGGCCACATGCACGGATTTATTCTGGATTCCAGTCAATAATCAGAGAAGACGCAGAGAGAGCAGTTCATCCACTCAGCTGACCAAAATGCTGTGAGAGCTGCAGATCGCTTTGTGTCATCTGGAGGGACCATGACTGTCGCTTTGCTTTTCACCCGCAACGGATTGCACGCATCCattgcattctgggaaatggaGGGACGTCACCCAGTGAAGTAGAAGTAGAACGATCCGGTTGATGGAATATCATTTCACCGGgagaaaacactgctgcagcGCTTTGGATATCACAGAAACATCACCGAGTGCTGAATGGTAGAGTTTACCTTCATCTCATTAAAGGGGCCCTTTCTCTGAAGGGCTCCTGCAGCTCGGGGCCTCCTGAAagtcctcccccctctccttctcctttttaCTCGCGACTCCCCCCGGCTTTCAGTCCTCTGTTTTGACTTTTCTAGACACCTGGAGCAAGATGAAACCTCCCCTCTCCACACTCACTTATCGCCCAACAAAGGACAGACGAGGAACAGTTGAAGTCAACACTTTTTTGTGTCAGTATCTCTGTGTATATAGGATGTGGACGTGAAGAAAAGCTCTTTTAGAAACCGAGAAGTTTTGGCAATGCCTCCgattaatataaatatttctaaTGTATTTCAAAGGACCCGTAGTTTATGGCCAGTAGCCTCCTTCAGAATGCTGTAATGATGTTTAGAAATGCCACgaaaaatgtccaaatttgttaaataaaataatgtaattgaGGAGCTGTTGTCTGACTCGACTCAGTGTGTTTCATACAGCGAGAAACCGGATGAAAACTCAATAAAGGGTACAAATGACACAGTTAGGTAAATCCTAACTAATGGAAGACTAATGATGGAATGGACGGAATTACGTTGGGCTGTATCGTGAATTCCTGTTGTTTACCATCAATACCTTAGGAAGTTACTGTGACTTTACACGATGAGCTCACACTTAAAGGTTAAGTTCAGCTAAAAgtgtaaattcagtcattttctacTCGTCCCCACTTGAAAGAAAGCAGGGTGAGGCTGCGTAGTCCGCCAAACGTCTCTGTTGCTTCACAGCGAA from Sparus aurata chromosome 2, fSpaAur1.1, whole genome shotgun sequence harbors:
- the her13 gene encoding hairy-related 13 is translated as MAPSARPSSTELDMEEDESEYGIQKADRKTRKPLVEKKRRARINESLQELRTLLADTDFHSKMENAEVLEMTVKKVEDVLKNRNQESDTLNREASERFAAGYIQCMHEVHMFVSSCPGIDATVAAELLNHLLECMPLNEDHLQDVLMDLITDTSGSNGSTWHGSSETLCADLASPGGRSLSSSSSALSPAPSTTSSEDLCSDLDETDSEHNQSSTESLESREALSMPIMTYPRSMWRPW
- the her8.2 gene encoding hairy-related 8.2, with translation MTASSMAHNVGKHPSAKEERKLRKPLIERKRRERINTCLDQLKETVIGAFRLDQSKLEKADILEMTVKHLQNIQSSKLNDPTLGLEAQQKYSTGYIQCMHEVHNMLLTCDWMDKTLGSRLLNHLLKSLPRSTDERPLQPTPRHDVPPLVSPGTGLPGTPLRGDPLAGRQLHREGPTCQRAGLHSSHLGMLDMWRPW